In Raphanus sativus cultivar WK10039 unplaced genomic scaffold, ASM80110v3 Scaffold0855, whole genome shotgun sequence, the sequence taagtagtAAACTCTACAGGAACCTCATCAACACATACCTTAGTAAGAAAAATTACATCAAAACATGTGTTAAAGCTGATGTTTAacttctttatattttaaactttgatcacaaaaacttttaaaatgaatggaaaaagaaaaacacaaacgTAACGTTTTCTACGAAATGGATTGAGAAAGCAAACTTCTTTACAgacaaatgtatttttttttgtaaatcaaaacaaataaatgttatttaaacTTACTCAGGACAATACAAAAATACAGAAACATACCAAGCTCCTGGGAGCTCTTTATTACAGAACCGAACGATAAGAGAACCCCTACAAACCCGAAAGCAAACCACCGAAAGAGAAAAGGGGACGACGAATAGGTGGGTTTGTTTCCGGAACAAAGATTCAAGAATCCAGTAAATCTGAAGGTTTGCCGATGATAAATACTAAAGAAGGAAAGAACAAAAACGCACACAGAACGAAAAGGAAGTAACAATCTCTCATTCTCAGAACGATGGCAAATCTTGTGGGTCACATTCTCATTCAGCTCTAGACTGGCCAGCTCTAGAGGAGAGGATGATTCCTACAATAAGCCCGTAAAGAGCAAGCGCTTCTGCGAAGATAAGGATAAGAATCATACCAACAAAGAGCTTAGGCTGCTGAGCATTTGCCCTGGACGAAAACGAAAACACAAATGCACAAGTCAATCACCAACGTTACATATACATTAATTTTGTTAAGAAGAGAGAACAAACCTGACACCGGCATCACCGACGATCCCAATGGCCATTCCAGCGGAAAGACCAGCAAGACCACAAGCAAGACCAGAGGAGAGGTGAGCGTATCCATCGAAGAGGTAGTAAGACTTAGCCTTGGGGTTAATACCGGTACTGATGATAACAGCAATAATCAAACCGTAAATACCCAAGACACCAGCCATAACCACAGGGACAATGGACTTCATGACCAACTCTGGCCTCATCACTCCCATAGACGCCACACCAACACCACTCTTTGCCGTTCCATAAGCAGCTCCCATACCTATCCACTCCAACGAACATTCAACAGATTCAAAACGTCATCTCcagaaaatcaacaaaatcCAATTGGATCCCAATAAGATCACTCGAACCTAGAGCTTCGTATTGTCAATAAATCAGATAATGCAAAAACAATAATTGAACTGAATCTCATCACAATCAGAAGATCGTAAGTCAAATGCAAACCACATCTAATACAATCACATATCCATTTGTGCACGGTCCAATGTGAAGAATCACAGCTTCCTTATATATCCAACTTCTAATACAATCCACAGATTCATTTGATCCAACCTAAAATACTCATTCGTTAAATGAATCATACAAGCGATCGGCGTAATTTACTAGGCCGATCCTCAAGCAACTGAACAGGGATGCAGATCAATCGGATTAGGGCTACAATTTGAAACGAAACAGAACGGAATGATGCGAAGAGAGAAATAAAAGGAATTACAGGAGAAGACGAGTGCGGCTGCAGCGCCGAGGAAGCCGAAGAAAGGAGCTGTTTCATCGCCGCTGAAGGTAGACatgttgaatttttatttttatttttggatttggaTCTGAAATCTGAGAATCGAGTCGACGATTGAAATCTGGCGAGAGATGGAGCAGCGTGGATATCGCTGcgtgtttttatttatttaatttttgttttttttttctctttcagaTGAGTGGAAGGGAACTACGTAGCTTGTTCTTTTTAACAACAGAGACGACGACCACGTCCTTTTGGGCCTGGGCCTAAATGTGATTCACTTAAGAAGCCCACCATCAAATATGTCAGCTTATATCAAAGCTAAACAGTTGTCCAATCCGGTTCAGTTTTGGCATTTCAATTTGTACTTTGGAAGGAAATGAATTTCAAATCGGTTCTTCTTCTACTAGCAGAGccaatacaaaaatacaaaaacaaaaaaacatttcactGGAGAGATATTGATTCCAAGGACCATATAAGCTCTCAGGATCTATGCTTCAGGCATGAGTCACGTGAGCTGTATATATCGGTGTTCATCTTCTCTAGTTCTCAATTCGAGGCCATCAACATCTTCCTTATAGTCTTGTCTAAGCTTCACAGAAAACATGAAAAAGGATTACCTATAGAATTAACTGATTAGAATATTCTTGTTGCACCAATGTGAATGATCTCTCTCTTAAATGAGTTGAAACTATGACGACTCACCAGGGGAAAATCTTCAAGTAATATGCGTACTAAAAACTGTTTGAGACCATTTACTTTACATAGATGATGTCTTCGTCGGGGTCATCCACGCCCCATTCTTGATCATCCTCTGGTGAATCAGATGTTTCTGGCCCTCCTTCGCTTCCTTTCTCAGCTTTAATTTTGTCTAGTATCGCTATTACCTGAATCAATCTCCAAATTTCAGTTTCTTGCGATGGTTTATTATAAACGAAGATCAGACAAAAACTTGAGACAGTTGCTTGACAAGTCGAAAGATATAGTAGAAGCCTTACTCTGCTTCCTCTTTCCATGGATTCATCCTCAATGAATCTGACCTCAGGCGTCAGTCTCAACTTCATTCGCTTCCCGAGCTCACTCCTAACGTACTTAGCTTTCGATTTCAACCCTGCAATCGCAACGTCTTTCCCTCTATCATCTCCAAACACTGATACATATACCTTCACAATCTACAAAACCCAAACAGTAAGAAATATCTCTAAGTAACATCCCACATGAACAACTTGCAAAAACACAGCCTAGTCACGGATCATAAAACACATCATATGAATTGCTTACGTCAAGATCTAAGTGTAGTCAAAATTCAGACAAAGCAGGAAAAAGGAAATACAGTTCtggaatcaaaaaaaaatcgaaagaCACTAACTTTCTACCTCATCCACATGgaattacatataaattacatGTACAGGAGTGGGCAGTTAGGGGCTCTTACCTGCAAATCGTTGGAGACCTCGACATCGCTGATGGTGGTGAGAGAAGAGAGGTATCGGTCGGCTCCAAGAGCTGCTTCAGGCAACACGGCGTGTTGCAATACAGTGTCTGTGAGAAGCATGTCGGAGAGCTCCCTCATTATCTGCTTAGCCACCATCTTTACCCGCCTCGGGTTCGCCATACACTTTACGCTCCTCTGGCGCACGGATAGGTTCGTACGGAGGCTACCCGGAGCCGTTGATTGCGGGAAGTGGAAACCCTGCGTCTTTGAACGTACGGTGGAGATTGGAGGATGGAGGGGGAAGAATAAGCGAGACTGGTGCGCATGGAACACGTTAGCCATCGCCACTGCGGATCCTTAATCTCTTGATTCCTCTGTTCTGAGTTTATCGGTTGGAGAAGAAAGTAGTAACGAGACAAGAACAATATCCACTAGAGATGTATCTCAGGGTGTATCTGTAATTTACAATCAACGCTGACGTGGAAGAGTTTAATCCACGTAAACCGATACCGGTTTGAGTTGAAACCGAAGTAACCACGATTTTCAAAACTCAGCTTAAGAAATTTGCAAATGagacaaaagaacaaaacactTTCAAAGATTCACCAGACAAGAACAACCCTCTTGTCCACTCCATCTCATacttcaaaataataatagtaaacaAGCAGTAATTAGGTCAAATGGATCAAAGTTCAACAAGTTTTTCGTCATCATATAACTCCATTAGTACCCAAAAATGTTTTCACGCACGCGCGCATCGAACTCGCGACCTATCGAACCCAACCTCCTTCAATGTTGTTAATCCCTCCAACGAGACCATCGTCGATAAAGTCCCCACCTCCTCGCTTCACCTTATCCTCCGTGGGCTTCACCGGATAGTTCCCTGTGAAACACGCATAGCAGAAGGTTTTCGAATCTTCTTCCCCCAAATGTTTCTTCAACGTCTCAAACGACAAGAAGGCAAGAGAGTCGCTTCCGATGTAATCCCTA encodes:
- the LOC108842245 gene encoding V-type proton ATPase subunit c1, coding for MSTFSGDETAPFFGFLGAAAALVFSCMGAAYGTAKSGVGVASMGVMRPELVMKSIVPVVMAGVLGIYGLIIAVIISTGINPKAKSYYLFDGYAHLSSGLACGLAGLSAGMAIGIVGDAGVRANAQQPKLFVGMILILIFAEALALYGLIVGIILSSRAGQSRAE
- the LOC130503196 gene encoding probable ribosome-binding factor A, chloroplastic — protein: MANVFHAHQSRLFFPLHPPISTVRSKTQGFHFPQSTAPGSLRTNLSVRQRSVKCMANPRRVKMVAKQIMRELSDMLLTDTVLQHAVLPEAALGADRYLSSLTTISDVEVSNDLQIVKVYVSVFGDDRGKDVAIAGLKSKAKYVRSELGKRMKLRLTPEVRFIEDESMERGSRVIAILDKIKAEKGSEGGPETSDSPEDDQEWGVDDPDEDIIYVK